One window from the genome of Pseudomonas fluorescens encodes:
- the fusA gene encoding elongation factor G, producing MARTTPINRYRNIGIVAHVDAGKTTTTERVLFYTGKSHKMGEVHDGAATTDWMVQEQERGITITSAAITAFWKGSEKQYPHEHRFNVIDTPGHVDFTIEVERSLRVLDGAVVVFCGTSGVEPQSETVWRQANKYGVPRLVYVNKMDRAGANFLRVIAQIKQRLGHTPVPIQLAIGSEDNFQGQIDLINMQAVYWNDSDKGMVPVRKDIPAELLEEAEQWRSNMVEAAAEASEELMNKYLEGEELTNEEIKAALRQRTIAGEIVLAVCGSSFKNKGVPLVLDAVIDFLPAPTDIPAIKGSNPDNEEEEMERHASDDEPFAALAFKIATDPFVGTLTFVRVYSGVLASGDGVINSVKGKKERVGRMVQMHANAREEIKEVRAGDIAALIGMKDVTTGETLCNADKPIILVRMDFPEPVISVAVEPKTKDDQEKMGIALGKLAQEDPSFRVKTDEETGQTIISGMGELHLDILVDRMRREFNVEANIGKPQVSYRERITKSCEIEGKFVRQSGGRGQFGHCWIRFAPADEGQEGLQFLNEVVGGVVPKEYIPAIQKGIEEQMKNGVVAGYPLIGLKATVFDGSYHDVDSNEMAFKVAASMATKQLAQKGGGELLEPIMAVEVVTPEDYMGDVMGDLNRRRGMILGMEDTVSGKVIRAEVPLGEMFGYATDVRSMSQGRASYSMEFKKYNTAPSHIVETVTKKQG from the coding sequence TGGATGGTGCAGGAGCAGGAGCGTGGTATTACCATTACTTCTGCTGCTATCACTGCCTTCTGGAAAGGTTCCGAGAAGCAGTACCCGCACGAGCACCGCTTCAACGTTATCGATACCCCGGGCCACGTAGACTTCACCATCGAAGTTGAACGTTCCCTGCGCGTACTCGACGGCGCTGTCGTTGTGTTCTGTGGTACTTCGGGTGTTGAGCCTCAGTCGGAAACCGTATGGCGTCAGGCCAACAAATACGGCGTTCCACGTCTTGTTTACGTAAACAAGATGGACCGTGCTGGTGCCAACTTCCTGCGCGTGATCGCTCAGATCAAGCAGCGCCTGGGTCACACTCCGGTGCCGATCCAGCTGGCTATCGGTTCCGAAGACAACTTCCAGGGTCAGATCGATCTGATCAACATGCAAGCTGTCTACTGGAACGATTCCGACAAGGGCATGGTCCCTGTTCGCAAGGACATTCCTGCCGAGCTGTTGGAAGAAGCCGAGCAATGGCGCAGCAACATGGTTGAGGCTGCGGCCGAAGCCAGCGAAGAGCTGATGAACAAGTACCTCGAAGGTGAAGAGCTCACCAACGAGGAAATCAAGGCCGCTCTGCGTCAGCGTACTATCGCTGGTGAGATCGTTCTGGCTGTTTGCGGTTCTTCCTTCAAGAACAAGGGTGTTCCCCTGGTTCTCGACGCCGTTATCGACTTCCTGCCTGCTCCAACCGACATTCCTGCTATCAAGGGTTCCAACCCGGATAACGAGGAAGAGGAAATGGAGCGTCACGCAAGTGACGACGAGCCGTTCGCGGCTTTGGCGTTCAAGATCGCTACCGACCCATTCGTGGGTACCTTGACCTTTGTTCGAGTTTACTCGGGCGTGTTGGCCTCCGGCGACGGTGTGATCAACTCGGTAAAAGGCAAGAAAGAGCGTGTGGGTCGTATGGTGCAGATGCACGCAAACGCCCGTGAAGAAATCAAGGAAGTACGCGCTGGCGACATCGCGGCCTTGATCGGCATGAAGGACGTCACCACCGGTGAAACTTTGTGCAACGCTGACAAGCCAATCATCCTGGTTCGCATGGACTTCCCGGAGCCGGTTATTTCGGTTGCCGTTGAGCCTAAGACCAAGGACGACCAGGAAAAAATGGGTATCGCTCTGGGCAAGCTTGCTCAGGAAGACCCGTCTTTCCGCGTCAAGACCGATGAAGAGACTGGTCAAACGATCATCTCCGGCATGGGCGAGTTGCACCTGGACATCCTGGTTGACCGGATGCGCCGTGAGTTCAACGTCGAAGCCAACATCGGTAAGCCTCAGGTTTCCTATCGTGAGCGCATCACGAAGAGCTGTGAAATCGAAGGCAAGTTCGTTCGCCAGTCCGGCGGTCGTGGCCAGTTCGGTCACTGCTGGATTCGTTTTGCACCGGCTGACGAAGGTCAGGAAGGTCTGCAATTCCTGAACGAAGTCGTAGGTGGTGTGGTTCCTAAGGAATACATCCCGGCGATCCAGAAGGGTATCGAAGAGCAGATGAAGAACGGCGTTGTCGCCGGCTATCCGCTGATCGGCCTGAAGGCGACTGTGTTCGATGGTTCTTACCATGACGTCGACTCCAACGAGATGGCGTTTAAGGTGGCTGCCTCCATGGCAACCAAGCAGCTGGCCCAGAAGGGTGGCGGTGAGTTGCTTGAGCCGATCATGGCGGTGGAAGTCGTTACGCCTGAAGACTACATGGGTGATGTCATGGGCGACCTTAACCGTCGTCGTGGCATGATTCTGGGTATGGAAGATACGGTTTCCGGCAAAGTGATTCGTGCCGAGGTGCCGTTGGGCGAGATGTTCGGTTACGCAACCGACGTTCGTTCCATGTCTCAGGGTCGCGCAAGCTACTCTATGGAATTCAAAAAATACAATACAGCTCCGTCGCATATCGTCGAGACTGTTACCAAAAAGCAAGGCTGA
- the tuf gene encoding elongation factor Tu, translating into MAKEKFERNKPHVNVGTIGHVDHGKTTLTAALTRVCSEVFGSAKVDFDKIDSAPEEKARGITINTAHVEYDSAVRHYAHVDCPGHADYVKNMITGAAQMDGAILVCSAADGPMPQTREHILLSRQVGVPYIVVFLNKADMVDDAELLELVEMEVRDLLSTYDFPGDDTPIIIGSALMALNGQDDNEMGTTAVKKLVETLDSYIPEPERAIDKPFLMPIEDVFSISGRGTVVTGRVERGIVRIQEEVEIVGLRDTQKTTCTGVEMFRKLLDEGRAGENCGVLLRGTKRDDVERGQVLVKPGTVKPHTKFTAEVYVLSKEEGGRHTPFFKGYRPQFYFRTTDVTGNCELPEGVEMVMPGDNIQMTVTLIKTIAMEDGLRFAIREGGRTVGAGVVAKVIE; encoded by the coding sequence GTGGCTAAAGAAAAATTTGAACGGAACAAACCGCACGTCAACGTTGGCACCATCGGTCACGTTGACCACGGTAAAACCACGCTGACCGCTGCTCTGACCCGTGTCTGCTCCGAAGTTTTCGGTTCGGCCAAGGTTGACTTCGACAAGATCGACAGCGCCCCGGAAGAGAAAGCTCGCGGTATTACCATCAACACCGCTCACGTTGAATACGATTCGGCCGTGCGTCACTACGCACACGTTGACTGCCCAGGTCACGCCGACTACGTAAAAAACATGATCACCGGTGCTGCCCAGATGGATGGCGCGATCCTGGTTTGCTCGGCCGCTGATGGTCCGATGCCACAAACCCGTGAGCACATCCTGCTGTCCCGTCAGGTAGGCGTTCCGTACATCGTTGTCTTCCTGAACAAGGCTGACATGGTTGACGACGCTGAGCTGCTGGAACTGGTTGAGATGGAAGTGCGCGACCTGCTGAGCACTTACGACTTCCCAGGTGATGACACTCCAATCATCATCGGTTCGGCTCTGATGGCTCTGAACGGCCAAGACGACAACGAAATGGGCACCACTGCTGTCAAGAAGCTGGTGGAAACTCTGGACAGCTACATCCCAGAGCCAGAGCGCGCTATCGACAAGCCGTTCCTGATGCCAATCGAAGACGTATTCTCGATCTCCGGTCGCGGTACTGTTGTGACTGGTCGTGTTGAGCGTGGCATCGTCCGTATCCAGGAAGAAGTTGAGATCGTCGGTCTGCGCGACACTCAGAAAACTACCTGCACCGGCGTTGAAATGTTCCGCAAGCTGCTCGACGAAGGTCGTGCTGGCGAGAACTGCGGCGTACTGCTGCGCGGCACCAAGCGTGACGACGTTGAGCGTGGCCAGGTTCTGGTCAAGCCAGGCACCGTCAAGCCGCACACCAAGTTCACCGCAGAAGTCTACGTTCTGAGCAAGGAAGAAGGCGGCCGTCACACTCCGTTCTTCAAAGGCTACCGTCCACAGTTCTACTTCCGTACAACTGACGTGACTGGTAACTGCGAGCTGCCAGAAGGCGTTGAAATGGTAATGCCAGGTGACAACATTCAGATGACTGTTACCCTGATCAAGACCATCGCGATGGAAGACGGTCTGCGTTTCGCTATCCGTGAAGGCGGTCGTACCGTCGGCGCTGGCGTCGTAGCCAAAGTCATCGAGTAA
- the rpsJ gene encoding 30S ribosomal protein S10 encodes MQNQQIRIRLKAFDHRLIDQSTQEIVETAKRTGAQVRGPIPLPTRKERFTVLVSPHVNKDARDQYEIRTHKRVLDIVQPTDKTVDALMKLDLAAGVEVQISLG; translated from the coding sequence ATGCAAAATCAGCAAATCCGTATCAGGTTGAAGGCTTTTGACCATCGCCTGATCGACCAATCCACCCAGGAAATCGTGGAAACCGCGAAACGTACTGGTGCTCAAGTGCGTGGTCCAATTCCACTGCCTACCCGTAAAGAGCGGTTCACCGTTCTGGTCTCCCCGCACGTCAACAAAGACGCGCGTGACCAGTACGAGATCCGTACTCATAAGCGCGTTCTGGACATCGTCCAGCCAACGGATAAAACCGTTGATGCTCTTATGAAGCTTGATCTTGCGGCCGGTGTGGAAGTGCAGATCAGCCTCGGCTAA
- the rplC gene encoding 50S ribosomal protein L3 produces MTIGVVGRKCGMTRIFTEEGVSIPVTVIEIEPNRVTQFKTEETDGYRAVQVTVGERRASRVTAAQAGHFAKANVAAGRTVMEFRLEEGEYQAGDLINAEIFAAGQLVDVTGQSKGKGFQGTIKRWNFRGQDNTHGNSVSHRVPGSIGQCQTPGRVFKGKKMSGHMGAERVTVQSLEVVRVDAERNLLLVKGAVPGATGGNLVVRPAAKARG; encoded by the coding sequence ATGACTATTGGTGTAGTCGGTCGTAAATGCGGTATGACCCGTATTTTCACCGAAGAAGGTGTCTCCATTCCGGTCACGGTCATTGAGATCGAGCCGAATCGCGTCACCCAGTTCAAAACTGAAGAGACCGATGGCTATCGTGCAGTGCAAGTCACTGTCGGCGAGCGTCGTGCTTCGCGTGTAACAGCAGCTCAGGCTGGCCACTTCGCCAAGGCGAACGTTGCCGCTGGTCGTACCGTAATGGAATTCCGCCTTGAAGAAGGCGAGTACCAGGCCGGCGATCTGATCAACGCTGAAATCTTCGCCGCTGGCCAACTGGTTGATGTAACCGGTCAGTCCAAGGGTAAAGGCTTCCAGGGTACGATCAAGCGTTGGAACTTCCGCGGGCAAGATAACACCCACGGTAACTCCGTATCCCACCGCGTTCCAGGCTCTATCGGCCAGTGCCAGACTCCTGGTCGTGTATTCAAGGGCAAAAAAATGTCCGGTCATATGGGCGCTGAGCGCGTGACCGTGCAGTCCCTCGAAGTAGTGCGCGTGGACGCTGAACGCAATCTGTTGTTGGTCAAGGGCGCTGTTCCTGGCGCTACTGGCGGCAACTTGGTTGTACGTCCAGCAGCCAAGGCTCGCGGTTAA
- the rplD gene encoding 50S ribosomal protein L4, translating into MQLNVNDAQAIEVSELTFGGEFNETLVHQAVVAYMAGGRQGSKQQKTRSDVSGGGKRPWRQKGTGRARAGTIRSPIWRGGGTTFAARPQDHSQKLNKKMYRAAMRSILAELVRTDRLVVVQDFAVEAPKTKDLLNKLNGMGLTDVLIVSDAVDQNLYLAARNLPHVDVRDVQGSDPVSLIAYDKVLITVSAVKKFEELLG; encoded by the coding sequence ATGCAATTAAATGTAAATGACGCTCAAGCGATCGAAGTTTCCGAACTGACATTTGGCGGCGAATTCAACGAGACGCTGGTTCACCAAGCAGTCGTGGCCTACATGGCCGGCGGCCGTCAAGGTAGCAAGCAGCAAAAGACCCGTTCCGACGTTTCCGGTGGCGGCAAGCGCCCATGGCGTCAGAAAGGTACTGGCCGTGCTCGTGCCGGTACTATCCGTAGCCCAATCTGGCGTGGCGGCGGTACCACTTTCGCAGCTCGTCCTCAGGATCACTCCCAGAAGCTGAACAAGAAGATGTATCGCGCAGCAATGCGTTCCATCCTTGCTGAGCTGGTGCGTACTGATCGTCTGGTCGTGGTTCAGGACTTCGCTGTTGAAGCACCGAAAACCAAAGATCTGCTGAACAAGCTGAACGGCATGGGCCTGACTGACGTCCTGATCGTGTCTGACGCTGTTGATCAGAACCTGTACCTGGCTGCTCGCAACCTGCCACACGTCGACGTTCGTGACGTGCAGGGTTCCGATCCGGTCAGTCTGATCGCATACGACAAGGTGTTGATCACCGTGTCGGCCGTGAAGAAATTCGAGGAGCTGCTGGGATGA
- the rplW gene encoding 50S ribosomal protein L23, which translates to MNQERVFKVLLGPHVSEKATVLADKKGQFVFKVATDATKLEIKKAVESLFSVKVERVTTLNVLGKSKRTARGLGKRNDWKKAVISLQPGQDLDFSSSAE; encoded by the coding sequence ATGAACCAGGAACGCGTATTTAAAGTTCTGCTTGGCCCGCACGTTTCCGAGAAGGCTACGGTTCTGGCAGACAAGAAAGGCCAGTTCGTTTTCAAGGTTGCTACCGACGCAACCAAGCTGGAAATCAAGAAGGCCGTCGAAAGCCTGTTCAGCGTGAAAGTAGAGCGCGTGACTACCCTGAACGTTCTGGGTAAAAGCAAGCGCACTGCTCGCGGTCTGGGCAAGCGTAATGACTGGAAGAAGGCAGTTATCTCCCTTCAGCCAGGCCAAGATCTCGATTTCAGCAGCAGTGCTGAGTAA
- the rplB gene encoding 50S ribosomal protein L2, with product MAIVKCKPTSPGRRFVVKVVNQELHKGAPHAPLLEKKSKSGGRNNNGRITTRHIGGGHKQHYRLVDFRRNDKDGIAATVERIEYDPNRTAHIALLLYADGERRYIIAPKGVSAGDQLIAGALAPIKPGNALQLRNIPVGSTVHGIELKPGKGAQIARSAGASAQLIAREGVYVTLRLRSGEMRKVLAECRATLGEVSNSEHSLRSLGKAGAKRWRGVRPTVRGVAMNPVDHPHGGGEGRTSGGRHPVSPWGFPTKGAKTRGNKRTDKMIVRRRK from the coding sequence ATGGCAATCGTTAAATGCAAACCGACTTCCCCTGGCCGCCGTTTTGTGGTCAAGGTGGTCAACCAGGAGCTGCATAAAGGCGCTCCTCACGCACCGCTGCTCGAGAAAAAATCGAAGTCTGGTGGTCGTAACAACAATGGCCGTATTACCACTCGTCACATCGGTGGTGGTCATAAGCAGCATTATCGTCTGGTCGACTTCCGTCGCAACGACAAGGATGGCATCGCTGCCACCGTCGAGCGTATCGAATACGATCCAAACCGTACTGCTCACATCGCTCTGCTGCTGTACGCAGATGGCGAGCGTCGCTACATCATCGCCCCTAAAGGCGTGAGTGCTGGCGACCAGCTGATCGCAGGTGCCCTGGCACCGATCAAGCCGGGCAACGCTCTGCAACTGCGTAACATTCCAGTTGGTAGCACCGTACACGGCATCGAATTGAAGCCAGGTAAAGGCGCACAGATCGCTCGTTCCGCTGGTGCTTCGGCTCAGCTGATCGCTCGTGAAGGTGTCTACGTGACCCTGCGTCTGCGTTCTGGTGAGATGCGTAAAGTACTGGCTGAATGCCGTGCGACCCTGGGCGAAGTCTCGAACTCCGAGCACAGCCTGCGTTCGTTGGGTAAAGCTGGTGCCAAGCGCTGGCGTGGCGTTCGCCCAACCGTTCGTGGTGTTGCCATGAACCCGGTTGACCACCCACATGGTGGTGGTGAAGGTCGTACCTCTGGTGGTCGTCATCCGGTATCGCCATGGGGCTTCCCGACTAAGGGCGCGAAGACTCGTGGTAATAAGCGTACCGACAAAATGATCGTCCGTCGTCGCAAGTAA
- the rpsS gene encoding 30S ribosomal protein S19: protein MPRSLKKGPFIDLHLLKKIEVAAEKNDRKPVKTWSRRSMILPQMVGLTIAVHNGRQHVPVLVNEDMVGHKLGEFAGTRTYRGHVADKKAKR from the coding sequence GTGCCACGTTCTCTGAAAAAAGGTCCTTTTATTGATCTTCACCTACTGAAGAAGATCGAAGTGGCGGCGGAAAAGAATGATCGCAAACCAGTTAAGACCTGGTCGCGTCGTTCGATGATCCTGCCACAAATGGTCGGTCTGACCATCGCAGTACACAACGGTCGCCAACACGTCCCAGTTCTCGTGAACGAAGACATGGTCGGCCACAAACTGGGCGAGTTCGCCGGTACCCGCACATACCGTGGGCACGTGGCTGACAAGAAAGCCAAGCGTTAA
- the rplV gene encoding 50S ribosomal protein L22, translating to MEVAAKLSGARISAQKARLVADQIRGKKVGEALNLLAFSSKKAAEIMKKVLESAVANAEHNEGADVDDLKVSTVFVNEGRSLKRIMPRAKGRADRIVKRSCHITVKVADK from the coding sequence ATGGAAGTAGCCGCTAAGTTGTCGGGCGCTCGAATCTCCGCCCAGAAAGCCCGCTTGGTCGCCGACCAGATCCGCGGGAAGAAGGTGGGCGAAGCGCTCAACCTGTTGGCTTTCAGCAGTAAGAAAGCCGCCGAGATCATGAAGAAAGTGCTGGAGTCGGCCGTAGCCAACGCCGAGCATAACGAAGGCGCAGACGTTGATGACCTGAAGGTCAGCACCGTTTTCGTCAACGAAGGGCGTTCGCTGAAGCGCATCATGCCACGTGCCAAAGGCCGTGCTGATCGCATCGTCAAGCGGTCTTGCCATATCACTGTCAAGGTTGCTGACAAGTAA
- the rpsC gene encoding 30S ribosomal protein S3: MGQKVHPIGIRLGIVKEHTSVWYADGRTYADYLFADLKVREYLQDKLKSASVSRIDIHRPAQTARITIHTARPGIVIGKKGEDVEKLRQDLTKQMGVPVHINIEEIRKPELDGMLVAQSVAQQLERRVMFRRAMKRAVQNAMRIGAKGIKIQVSGRLGGAEIARTEWYREGRVPLHTLRADIDYANYEAHTTYGVIGVKVWIFKGEVIGGRQEELKPQAPAPRKKAAK, translated from the coding sequence ATGGGTCAGAAAGTACATCCCATTGGCATTCGCCTGGGAATCGTCAAGGAGCACACCTCCGTCTGGTACGCAGACGGTCGGACTTATGCGGACTACTTGTTCGCTGATCTGAAGGTGCGTGAGTATCTCCAAGACAAACTAAAAAGCGCGTCCGTAAGCCGTATCGATATCCATCGTCCGGCGCAGACTGCACGTATCACCATCCACACCGCTCGTCCAGGTATCGTTATCGGGAAGAAAGGTGAAGATGTTGAGAAACTGCGTCAGGACCTGACCAAGCAAATGGGTGTGCCTGTGCACATCAATATCGAAGAGATCCGCAAGCCGGAGCTCGACGGTATGCTGGTTGCGCAGAGCGTAGCTCAGCAGCTGGAGCGTCGCGTAATGTTCCGTCGCGCTATGAAGCGCGCTGTACAGAACGCCATGCGCATTGGTGCCAAAGGCATCAAAATCCAAGTGAGCGGTCGTCTCGGCGGTGCTGAAATCGCACGTACTGAATGGTATCGCGAAGGTCGTGTGCCACTGCACACCCTGCGTGCCGACATCGACTATGCCAACTACGAAGCTCACACCACCTACGGTGTGATCGGTGTAAAGGTTTGGATCTTCAAAGGCGAAGTAATTGGTGGTCGCCAAGAAGAACTGAAGCCACAAGCACCAGCGCCTCGTAAAAAAGCTGCTAAGTAA
- the rplP gene encoding 50S ribosomal protein L16, which yields MLQPKRTKFRKQMTGHNRGLALRGSKVSFGEFALKSVARGRLTARQIESARRALTRHVKRGGKIWIRVFPDKPISKKPLEVRMGKGKGNVEYWVAQIQPGKVLYEIEGVTEELAREAFALAAAKLPLATAFVKRTVM from the coding sequence ATGTTGCAACCAAAGCGTACGAAGTTCCGCAAGCAAATGACCGGTCACAACCGTGGCCTGGCATTGCGCGGTAGCAAAGTCAGCTTCGGCGAGTTCGCGCTGAAGTCTGTTGCTCGTGGTCGTCTCACCGCTCGTCAGATCGAGTCAGCGCGTCGTGCTCTGACCCGTCACGTAAAACGTGGCGGCAAGATCTGGATCCGTGTATTCCCGGACAAGCCTATTTCCAAGAAGCCACTCGAAGTTCGGATGGGTAAAGGTAAGGGTAACGTCGAATACTGGGTTGCCCAGATTCAGCCAGGCAAAGTCCTGTATGAAATCGAGGGTGTAACTGAAGAGCTGGCGCGTGAGGCTTTTGCCCTGGCTGCTGCAAAGCTGCCGCTCGCCACCGCCTTTGTTAAACGGACGGTGATGTGA
- the rpmC gene encoding 50S ribosomal protein L29, which translates to MKANELREKSAQQLNEQLLGLLRDQFNLRMQKATGQLGQSHLLSQVKRDIARVKTVLNQQAGK; encoded by the coding sequence ATGAAAGCGAATGAACTTCGTGAAAAATCAGCACAGCAGCTGAACGAGCAACTGCTCGGCCTGCTGCGCGACCAGTTCAATCTGCGTATGCAGAAAGCAACTGGCCAGTTGGGGCAGTCTCATCTGCTCTCGCAAGTTAAGCGTGATATCGCTCGCGTGAAAACTGTGCTCAACCAGCAGGCAGGTAAGTAA
- the rpsQ gene encoding 30S ribosomal protein S17 — protein MAEAEKTVRTLTGRVVSDKMDKTITVLIERRVKHPIYGKYVKRSTKLHAHDETNQCHIGDKVTIRETRPMAKTKSWALVDVLERAVEV, from the coding sequence ATGGCTGAAGCCGAAAAAACTGTCCGTACGCTGACTGGCCGTGTTGTCAGCGACAAGATGGACAAAACCATCACCGTTCTGATCGAGCGTCGCGTTAAGCACCCGATCTACGGTAAATACGTTAAGCGTTCGACTAAGCTGCACGCGCACGACGAAACCAATCAGTGCCACATCGGCGACAAAGTCACTATTCGTGAAACTCGTCCGATGGCCAAGACCAAGTCTTGGGCGCTGGTTGATGTTCTCGAACGCGCTGTGGAAGTCTAA
- the rplN gene encoding 50S ribosomal protein L14 — protein MIQTQSMLDVADNSGARRVMCIKVLGGSHRRYAGIGDIIKVTVKEAIPRGKVKKGQVMTAVVVRTRHGVRRADGSIIRFDGNAAVLLNNKQEPIGTRIFGPVTRELRTEKFMKIVSLAPEVL, from the coding sequence ATGATTCAGACTCAATCCATGCTCGATGTGGCCGATAACAGCGGCGCTCGCCGTGTTATGTGCATCAAGGTGCTGGGTGGCTCCCATCGTCGTTACGCTGGTATCGGTGACATCATCAAAGTTACCGTCAAGGAAGCAATTCCTCGCGGTAAGGTGAAAAAAGGCCAAGTGATGACTGCTGTCGTAGTCCGCACTCGCCATGGCGTTCGTCGTGCTGACGGCTCCATCATCCGCTTTGATGGCAACGCTGCTGTTCTGTTGAACAACAAGCAAGAGCCGATCGGCACCCGTATCTTTGGGCCAGTGACCCGTGAACTTCGTACTGAGAAGTTCATGAAGATCGTCTCGCTCGCCCCAGAAGTGCTGTAA
- the rplX gene encoding 50S ribosomal protein L24: MQKIRRDDEIIVIAGKDKGKRGKVLKVLADNRLVVGGLNLVKRHTKPNPMSGVQGGIVEKEAPLHASNVAIFNGETNKADRVGFKVEDGKKIRVFKSTQKAVDA; this comes from the coding sequence ATGCAAAAGATTCGTCGTGACGACGAGATCATCGTGATCGCCGGCAAAGACAAAGGTAAGCGCGGTAAGGTGCTGAAGGTTCTTGCTGACAACCGTCTGGTTGTTGGTGGTCTGAACCTGGTCAAGCGTCATACCAAGCCTAACCCGATGTCGGGCGTACAGGGCGGTATCGTCGAGAAAGAAGCGCCACTGCACGCTTCCAACGTCGCCATCTTCAACGGCGAAACCAACAAGGCTGACCGCGTTGGTTTCAAAGTAGAAGACGGTAAGAAAATTCGTGTCTTCAAGTCGACCCAAAAAGCGGTTGATGCTTGA
- the rplE gene encoding 50S ribosomal protein L5, with amino-acid sequence MARLKEIYRKEIAPKLKEELKLSNVMEVPRVTKITLNMGLGEAIGDKKVIEHAVADLEKITGQKVVVTYARKSIAGFKVREGWPIGVKVTLRRERMYEFLDRLLSISLPRVRDFRGLNAKSFDGRGNYSMGVKEQIIFPEIDYDKIDALRGLDITLTTTARTDDEGRALLRAFKFPFRN; translated from the coding sequence ATGGCACGACTAAAAGAGATTTACCGGAAGGAAATCGCACCGAAACTTAAGGAAGAACTTAAGCTTTCGAACGTGATGGAAGTTCCGCGCGTTACCAAAATCACCCTGAACATGGGTCTGGGCGAAGCGATCGGCGACAAAAAAGTCATCGAGCACGCTGTTGCTGACCTGGAAAAGATCACCGGTCAGAAAGTCGTCGTGACTTACGCTCGGAAATCCATCGCTGGCTTTAAAGTCCGTGAAGGTTGGCCGATCGGCGTCAAAGTGACCCTGCGCCGTGAGCGTATGTACGAGTTCCTGGATCGTCTGCTGTCGATCTCCCTGCCTCGGGTTCGCGACTTCCGCGGCCTGAATGCCAAGTCCTTCGATGGTCGTGGCAACTACAGCATGGGCGTTAAAGAGCAGATCATTTTCCCGGAAATCGATTACGACAAGATCGACGCTCTCCGCGGTCTGGACATTACCCTGACCACCACTGCTCGGACGGATGACGAAGGTCGCGCACTGCTGCGCGCTTTCAAATTCCCGTTCCGCAACTGA
- the rpsN gene encoding 30S ribosomal protein S14: MAKKSMKNRELKRQLTVAKYATKRAALKAIIVDLNASPEARWEATVALQKQPRDASASRMRNRCRLTGRPHGVYRKFGLGRNMLRQAAMRGDVPGLVKASW, encoded by the coding sequence ATGGCCAAGAAGAGCATGAAGAACCGTGAGCTGAAGCGTCAGCTCACCGTTGCCAAGTACGCCACCAAGCGTGCAGCGCTGAAAGCTATCATCGTTGATCTGAACGCAAGTCCAGAAGCGCGTTGGGAAGCTACCGTAGCCCTGCAGAAGCAGCCACGTGACGCAAGCGCCTCGCGCATGCGTAACCGCTGCCGCCTGACTGGTCGTCCGCACGGCGTGTACCGCAAGTTCGGCCTTGGCCGTAACATGCTGCGTCAAGCTGCAATGCGTGGTGACGTTCCAGGTCTGGTTAAAGCCAGCTGGTAA
- the rpsH gene encoding 30S ribosomal protein S8, with the protein MSMQDPLADMLTRIRNAQMAEKSVVSMPSSTLKVAVAKVLKDEGYIAGYQISSEIKPLLSIELKYFEGRPVIEEVKRVSRPGLRQYKSVEDLPKVRGGLGVSIVSTNKGVMTDRAARAAGVGGEVLCTVF; encoded by the coding sequence ATGAGTATGCAGGACCCGTTAGCGGACATGCTAACTCGTATCCGTAATGCCCAGATGGCTGAAAAGTCCGTCGTAAGCATGCCATCTTCTACGTTGAAGGTAGCTGTTGCCAAAGTCCTGAAGGACGAAGGTTACATTGCGGGTTATCAGATCAGCAGCGAAATCAAGCCTCTGCTGTCCATCGAGCTGAAGTACTTCGAAGGCCGTCCGGTCATCGAGGAAGTGAAGCGCGTTAGCCGTCCTGGCCTGCGTCAGTACAAGTCCGTCGAGGATCTGCCAAAAGTTCGTGGCGGCCTGGGCGTGTCTATCGTCTCCACCAACAAAGGTGTGATGACGGATCGTGCTGCGCGCGCTGCCGGTGTCGGCGGCGAAGTTCTTTGCACTGTGTTCTAA